The Komagataeibacter sp. FNDCR2 nucleotide sequence TCACGCGTGAGATGCTGGCCATGTCGCACAAGAAAATGTTCTTTTCATCGGACAAGGCGATCCGGGAACTGGGCTACGCCCCCCGCCCCGCGCGTGAGGCGGTGAAGGACGCCATAGACTGGTTCCGCCAGCACGGCATGCTGGACTGAGGTTTCCGGTCATGCTCGTGCTCCCCCTTTCCATCCTGACCCTTGTCATCTGGCTGGGGCTGATCTTCTGCCATGGCCGCTTCTGGCAGGCGGGGCCCATCCTGCGCCCGGTGCGCGGCGCGCAGCTTGCCGCCGCCGGGAACCGCCCCGAAATGTGCCTGCCCGAGGTGTGCGTGGTGGTGCCCGCGCGTGATGAGGCGGCCTCCATCGCGCGGTGTGTCGGTTCCCTGCTGGCCCAGGATTACCCCGGTGAGCTGCATGTCATCGTGGTCGATGACAACAGCACCGACGGCACCGGCAGGCTGGCGCGCTCCGTGCCGGATCCGCGCAGGCGGCTGACGGTGGTGACGGGCAAGTCCCGCCCGCCGGGATGGAGCGGCAAGCTGTGGGCGGTGTCGCAGGGGGTGGCGCGGGCGCGTGAACTCATGCCCGATTCCAGCGGCTTCGTGCTGCTGACCGATGCCGACATCACCCACGACCCGCGCCATGTCTCGACACTGGTGGCCAAGGCGGAGGCCGACCATCTCGACCAGGTGTCCGAAATGGTGGAGCTGAACTGCGCCAGCCCCGCCGAGCGCATGCTGGTCCCGGCTTTCGTGTTCTTCTTCACGCTGCTCTATCCCTTCGCCAGCGTGAACAATCCGCGCAGCCGGGTCGCGGGGGCGGCGGGCGGCACGGTGCTGGTGCGCTGGGCCGCGCTCGCGCGCATCGGCGGGATCGAGAGCCTGCGCGGCGCGCTGATCGATGACTGCACGCTGGCGGCCCATATCAAGCACAGCGGCGGCGCGATCTATCTGGGCCATAGCTGCCTGGCCCGCTCGATCCGCCCCTATCCCGACCCGGCGGATATCTGGCGCATGGTGGCGCGCACGGCCTATGTGCAGCTCGACTATTCGCCGATGATGCTGGTGGGCACCATCATCGGCATGATCCTGCTGTGGATCGTTCCCATGCAGCTTGCCCTGTTCGGCCACGGGCTGCCCTGCCTGCTGGGGGCGGGCGCGTGGATCATGTCCATGGCGTCGTACACCCCCACGCTGCGCCGCTTCAGACAGTCACCCGCATGGGCGATGTTGCTGCCGGCCATCGCCGGGTTCTATATGCTGGCGACAATCGGTTCGGCGGTGGACCACCACCGGGGCCGGGGCGTGGTGTGGAAAAGCCGCGCCTATACCGAGCCTGACGGCGCGATCTCGACCTCCATGCGGGGCGAGGGCAACGCCACCGTAATGAACCGCACCATGGGAGACGACGTAGGGTGAACACTGATGAGCGGGCCGTGTGGGGAAACGCGGATGTCTCGTCCGGCAAGGACGCCGGCGATGAGAATTTTCCGGTAGGCTCCCTGCTGATCAGCCGCAGGCTGCGTCCGCACGTACATGCCTATTACGATTTCGCGCGCGTGATCGATGATATCGTCGATACCGACCGCCTGGACCCGCAGGCCAAGATCGCGCGCCTCAACGCCATGGAAGACGTGGTGCTGGGCCGCCGCGACGCCCCCCCACGGCGCGACGCGCAGACGGCAGTGCGCGTGGGCCGCACGCTGGCGCAGACCGGCGTTTCCACCTCCACCGCCACGGACCTGATCGTGGCGTTCCGGCAGGACGCGGTGAAGAACCGGTATGATTCGTGGGAGGAGCTGGCCGAATACTGCCGCTATTCCGCCAACCCCGTGGGGCGGTTCCTGCTGGAGCTGCATGGCGAGGATCCGCGCACCTTCGGCCCGTCCGATGCGCTGTGCACCGCGTTGCAGGTCCTGAACCACCTGCAGGACTGCGCCGATGACCTGCGCAATCTCGACCGCTGCTACCTGCCGCGCCCGTGGCTGGAGCGTGAGGGCGTGCGGGTGGACGACCTGCGCGGGGCCGCCACCGTGCCGGGCCTGCGCCGGGTGTTCGACGCGCTGCTCGACCAGGTGGACAGGCTCAACCGGGAGGCCGCCCGCCTGCCCGGCCTGATCCGCGACCGGCGCATGCGCATGGAGGCGGCGGTGATCGTCGGGCTTTCGCGCAGGCTGGCGGCCCGGCTGCGCGTGCAGGATCCGCTGGCGCAGCGCGTCAAGCTGTCCCGCCCCGATGTGCTGCGCGCCCTTGCCGGTGCGCTGCGCACGCTGCTCTAGGGCCGGGCTCCGGGACCGGGCTCTGGCGCCGGATTTTGTCCTTGGCCGTGATTGCCGCTAAGAACAGGCGGACTGTAATTCGTAAAGTGAACGGAACACGCGGGAATGGGTTTTTTGCGCGCGCGGCATGATGAGGCCCCGGTACTGGGCTGCGATCCCGCCGATCTGGCGGCGGTCGAACGGGTGGTGGTGCGTTCGGGCACCTCCTTTGGCAAGGGCATGCGCATCCTGCCGCCCGAGCGGCGGTATGGCATGTACGCGGTCTATGCCTTCTGCCGCCTGGTCGATGACGTGGCCGATGACGCGGGCGAGGCGGACGACAAATGCCGCAGGCTGGAGGAATGGCGCGCGCGCATCGCCCGGCTTTACGCCGGTGAGGCGCGTGACGGCATCGACCGCGTGCTGATGGCCACCATCCGCCGCTTCGACCTGCGGCGCGAGGATTTCGCCGCCGTGATCGACGGGATGGAAATGGACGCGCGCGGCCCCGTCGTCGCGCCGGACGAGGCGACGTTCGACCTGTACTGCGACCGCGTGGCCTCAGCGGTGGGGCGTCTGTCCGTGCGGGTGTTCGGTGATTCGTCGGCCGATGCGGACCAGGTCGCCTACCATCTGGGCCGTGCGTTGCAGATCACCAACATCCTGCGCGACGTGGCGGAGGACGCGCGGCTTGGCCGCCTGTACCTGCCGCGCGAACTGCTGGCGCGTTTTGACATCCCGCCCGAGCCCGATGCCGTGGTGCGCGCGCCCGGGCTGGAGCAGGTGGGGCGCATCCTTGCCGGTCGCGCGCATGACCATTTCCGCGCCGCCGCCGCCGCCATGGCCCGGTGCGACCGCACGGCCATGCGCCCGGCGCGCCTCATGGGGGCTACCTACGCCGCCATCCTCGGCGCGCAGGAACGCCAGGGATGGGGAACACCGGAACGGCGCGTCTCGCTTTCGCGCCCGCGCAAGGTGCTGATCGCCCTGCGCGCGCTGGTGGGCTGAAGGCATGTCCGGGCATGTCCATATCGTGGGGGGCGGGCTGGCGGGACTTTCCGCCGCCGTGGAGCTGGCTGGCGGCTCCGAGCGTGTCACGGTCTATGAGGCCGGGCCGGCCTGTGGCGGGCGGGCGCGTTCGTATCTCGACCGGCATCTGGGCTGCCGCATCGACAATGGCAACCACCTGCTGCTGTCGGGCAACCCGGCGGTGTACCGCTATCTGGGCCTGATCGGCGCGCGCGATACGCTGGTCGGGCCCAGCCGCCCGGTCTTCCCGTTCGTGGATCTGGCCGAGCGGCTGCGCTGGACGCTGGACCTGTCGCGCGGGCGGGTGCCGCTGTGGGTGCTCTCGCGCCGCAGGCGCGTGCCCGGCATGCGGCTGGGGGAACTGCGCGGGCTGCTCGCACTCATGGACGCGACACCGGACATGGTGGTGGCGGACTGCCTGCAACCCGGCACCCTCGCGCGCCGGCTGCTCGAACCCTTCGCCATTTCCGTACTCAACACCATGCCCGATACCGGCAGCGCCGCCCTGCTGGGCGCGGTGGTGAAGGAAAGCCTGGCGCGCGGTGGCCGCAACTGCCTGCCGCGCTTTCCCGCCCGCGGCCTGTCCGAAAGTTTCGTGGACCCGGCCCTCGATCACCTGTCGGTGCTGAAGGCGGAGGTCCTGCATACAAGCCGGGTCAGCGCCGTGGAAATGGATGATGGCCTCGTCACGGCCCTGCGGCTGGGCGCGGCACGCATTGCCATCGGCCCGCGCGATACGGTCATCATGGCCGTCCCGGCCCCGGTCGCGGCCAGCCTGCTGGCGGCGGAGCTGCCCGGTTTCAGCGCGCCCGATGCGTTCGAATCCATCCTGAACGTGCATTTCGTGCTGCCGGAGGCCCCGCGCCTGACGGGCGGGCTGGCGCAGGCGCGCTTTATCGGCGTGGTGGGCGGCGTGAGCGAGTGGGTGTTCGTCAAGGACCGGATCCTGTCGGTCACGGTCAGCGCCGCCAACCGCTACGACACGCGCGATCAGGATGAACTGGCCGCCATCATCTGGAACGAGGTGCGCGCCGCGATCGACCCCGCCGCCACGGCCCCGCTGCCCGTGGCCATGCCGCCGCTGCGCATCGTGCGTGAAAAGCGCGCGACCTTCGCCGCAACGCCTGCGCAGGACCGCCTGCGCCCCGCCACGCGGACCATGGCGGCCAACCTGCTGCTGGCGGGAGACTGGACGGCAACGGGATTGCCCGCCACAATCGAGGGCGCGATCCGGTCAGGCCATGCTGCGGCGCAGGCCGTCCATGCCCGCAGGGGCCTGCCGGGCCGACCGGAATGAAAACGATATACGGATTTGCAACAGGCCCCCGTCACGCGACGGGGAACGTGGAATGATGGCGAACACAATCGATACACTCACCGCTACCCGCAACACCACAGGCCCGGCGGACGCCGCCGCGCCGGTGGACACGGCCAGCCTGGAGCGGGCCGTCACCCGCGCCCACGCCGCGCTGGGCAGGCGACAGGCCGATGACGGCCACTGGGTCTTCGACCTCGAGGCCGATGCGACCATCCCGGCCGAATACGTGCTGCTGGAACATTACCTGGACCGGATCGACCCGGCGCTGGAACAGCGTATCGGCGTCTATCTGCGCCGTATCCAGGGCACGCATGGCGGATGGCCGCTCTATCAGGATGGCAAGTTCGACCTGTCGGCATCGGTCAAGGCGTATTTCGCCCTCAAGGCCATCGGGGACAGCGTGAACGCCCCGCACATGATCCGCGCCCGCCAGGCGATACTGGACCATGGCGGCGCCGAGCGGACGAATGTGTTCACCCGCCTCCAGCTTGCCCTGTTTGGCGAGGTGCCGTGGGAAGCCGCGCCCGCCATGCCGGTCGAGATCATGCTGCTGCCGCGCACGGCCCTGTTCTCGGTCTGGAACATGTCCTACTGGTCGCGCACGGTCATCGCCCCGCTGCTGGTGCT carries:
- a CDS encoding glycosyltransferase, producing the protein MLVLPLSILTLVIWLGLIFCHGRFWQAGPILRPVRGAQLAAAGNRPEMCLPEVCVVVPARDEAASIARCVGSLLAQDYPGELHVIVVDDNSTDGTGRLARSVPDPRRRLTVVTGKSRPPGWSGKLWAVSQGVARARELMPDSSGFVLLTDADITHDPRHVSTLVAKAEADHLDQVSEMVELNCASPAERMLVPAFVFFFTLLYPFASVNNPRSRVAGAAGGTVLVRWAALARIGGIESLRGALIDDCTLAAHIKHSGGAIYLGHSCLARSIRPYPDPADIWRMVARTAYVQLDYSPMMLVGTIIGMILLWIVPMQLALFGHGLPCLLGAGAWIMSMASYTPTLRRFRQSPAWAMLLPAIAGFYMLATIGSAVDHHRGRGVVWKSRAYTEPDGAISTSMRGEGNATVMNRTMGDDVG
- the hpnC gene encoding squalene synthase HpnC — translated: MNTDERAVWGNADVSSGKDAGDENFPVGSLLISRRLRPHVHAYYDFARVIDDIVDTDRLDPQAKIARLNAMEDVVLGRRDAPPRRDAQTAVRVGRTLAQTGVSTSTATDLIVAFRQDAVKNRYDSWEELAEYCRYSANPVGRFLLELHGEDPRTFGPSDALCTALQVLNHLQDCADDLRNLDRCYLPRPWLEREGVRVDDLRGAATVPGLRRVFDALLDQVDRLNREAARLPGLIRDRRMRMEAAVIVGLSRRLAARLRVQDPLAQRVKLSRPDVLRALAGALRTLL
- the hpnD gene encoding presqualene diphosphate synthase HpnD, encoding MGFLRARHDEAPVLGCDPADLAAVERVVVRSGTSFGKGMRILPPERRYGMYAVYAFCRLVDDVADDAGEADDKCRRLEEWRARIARLYAGEARDGIDRVLMATIRRFDLRREDFAAVIDGMEMDARGPVVAPDEATFDLYCDRVASAVGRLSVRVFGDSSADADQVAYHLGRALQITNILRDVAEDARLGRLYLPRELLARFDIPPEPDAVVRAPGLEQVGRILAGRAHDHFRAAAAAMARCDRTAMRPARLMGATYAAILGAQERQGWGTPERRVSLSRPRKVLIALRALVG
- the hpnE gene encoding hydroxysqualene dehydroxylase HpnE, producing the protein MSGHVHIVGGGLAGLSAAVELAGGSERVTVYEAGPACGGRARSYLDRHLGCRIDNGNHLLLSGNPAVYRYLGLIGARDTLVGPSRPVFPFVDLAERLRWTLDLSRGRVPLWVLSRRRRVPGMRLGELRGLLALMDATPDMVVADCLQPGTLARRLLEPFAISVLNTMPDTGSAALLGAVVKESLARGGRNCLPRFPARGLSESFVDPALDHLSVLKAEVLHTSRVSAVEMDDGLVTALRLGAARIAIGPRDTVIMAVPAPVAASLLAAELPGFSAPDAFESILNVHFVLPEAPRLTGGLAQARFIGVVGGVSEWVFVKDRILSVTVSAANRYDTRDQDELAAIIWNEVRAAIDPAATAPLPVAMPPLRIVREKRATFAATPAQDRLRPATRTMAANLLLAGDWTATGLPATIEGAIRSGHAAAQAVHARRGLPGRPE